One Leisingera sp. M658 genomic window carries:
- a CDS encoding DUF983 domain-containing protein — MTESQAKPQAAIPSDAESERPTMPALAKGWRCKCPQCGEGKLLHSYLKVNSSCSSCGLDLTHARADDGPAYLTILIVGHIMAPLMHVVYFSWRPEPLVMFTVFTIGCVASSLYLLPRMKGIVIAYQWARRMHGFDKGIPAVKGQ; from the coding sequence ATGACCGAGTCGCAGGCCAAACCCCAGGCCGCAATACCCTCAGACGCAGAGAGTGAACGCCCCACCATGCCCGCCCTGGCCAAGGGCTGGCGCTGCAAATGCCCCCAGTGCGGCGAGGGCAAGCTGCTGCATTCCTATCTCAAGGTGAACAGCAGCTGCAGCAGCTGCGGGTTGGATTTGACCCACGCACGCGCCGATGACGGGCCTGCATATCTTACGATCCTGATCGTCGGCCACATCATGGCGCCCCTGATGCATGTGGTCTATTTCTCCTGGCGGCCCGAACCGCTGGTGATGTTCACGGTTTTCACGATTGGCTGCGTTGCCTCTTCCTTGTATCTGCTGCCGCGGATGAAGGGGATTGTCATTGCCTATCAATGGGCGCGGCGCATGCACGGGTTCGACAAGGGTATCCCGGCAGTAAAAGGGCAGTAA
- a CDS encoding NUDIX hydrolase, with protein sequence MSKTFPSGETTTDKTAIRNAATVIAMRGRMSDDPQVLMGQRGAKAAFMPNKFVFPGGAVDLADAGIPLASPIPPVCQERLADKAPAGVHHALSVAAVRELWEETGLILGEPGKWQGDIPNDWQEFAATGHLPSAKAMQFVFRALTPPGRPRRFDARFFLIDADQITGDLDDFSRAADELSHLQWIPLSQVRSFDLPFITEVVLAEVTARVRDAEPPQSVPYFHNNDEASLFLRLKGYPMPADG encoded by the coding sequence ATGAGCAAGACATTTCCCAGCGGTGAGACCACCACCGACAAGACCGCAATCCGCAATGCGGCAACCGTCATCGCCATGCGCGGCCGGATGTCCGATGACCCGCAGGTGCTGATGGGCCAGCGCGGCGCCAAGGCTGCCTTTATGCCGAACAAATTTGTCTTTCCCGGCGGTGCCGTCGATCTGGCAGATGCCGGGATCCCTCTGGCTTCGCCAATCCCGCCCGTCTGCCAGGAACGCCTCGCTGATAAGGCGCCCGCTGGGGTACACCATGCCCTCAGCGTCGCCGCGGTGCGCGAGCTGTGGGAGGAAACCGGCCTGATCCTTGGGGAACCAGGTAAGTGGCAGGGAGACATTCCCAACGACTGGCAGGAGTTCGCCGCCACTGGCCATCTGCCATCAGCCAAGGCGATGCAGTTCGTGTTCCGCGCCCTCACCCCGCCGGGCCGCCCGCGCCGGTTTGATGCGCGGTTTTTCCTGATTGATGCGGATCAGATCACCGGCGATCTGGATGACTTCTCCCGCGCCGCGGATGAGCTGTCGCATCTGCAATGGATCCCGCTCAGCCAGGTGCGCAGCTTTGATCTGCCCTTCATCACCGAGGTGGTGCTGGCCGAAGTCACCGCCCGCGTCCGCGACGCCGAGCCGCCGCAAAGTGTTCCCTATTTCCACAACAACGACGAAGCCAGCCTGTTCCTGCGTCTCAAAGGCTACCCGATGCCTGCCGACGGGTAA
- a CDS encoding DMT family transporter: MLAWIPVSIAAASFQTVRFMLQKVLSSVTLSPGGATFARFVYSAPFILAGLAVYLAVSGRSLPALPPAFWMFAAIGGTAQILATVCVVALFKQRNFAVGITFKKTEVIQTAIVGLAVLGDPVSLGGWAAILIGLAAVLVLSRAPDATGAWWHHLTNRAAQLGLGSGVLFAFSAVSYRGASLQLGDLEPVFRAGVTLAAVVSLQTLFMAVWLGVRDRGEIARVWAARRVAVWVGLTSMGGSFCWFWAFTLQNAAYVKAVGQVELLLSLLASVLFFKEKVTARELAGMALLVASILVLVLAL, encoded by the coding sequence ATGTTAGCCTGGATCCCCGTTTCCATCGCCGCTGCCTCCTTTCAGACCGTGCGGTTCATGCTGCAGAAGGTCCTGAGCAGCGTGACGCTGTCGCCGGGCGGAGCCACCTTCGCCCGGTTTGTCTATTCCGCGCCATTCATCCTGGCGGGGCTGGCGGTGTATCTGGCCGTTTCGGGCCGGTCCTTGCCAGCCCTGCCGCCCGCCTTCTGGATGTTTGCCGCCATTGGCGGCACCGCGCAGATCCTGGCGACGGTCTGTGTGGTTGCCCTGTTCAAGCAGCGCAATTTTGCGGTTGGCATCACCTTCAAGAAAACCGAAGTCATCCAAACCGCCATTGTTGGGCTGGCAGTTCTGGGCGATCCGGTCAGCCTTGGCGGCTGGGCGGCGATCCTGATCGGACTGGCGGCGGTGCTGGTTCTGTCCCGGGCGCCGGACGCAACAGGCGCCTGGTGGCACCATCTGACCAACCGCGCCGCACAGCTGGGGCTGGGATCGGGGGTGCTGTTTGCCTTTTCCGCCGTCAGCTATCGCGGGGCGTCGTTGCAGCTGGGTGATTTGGAACCGGTTTTTCGCGCCGGAGTGACCTTGGCGGCGGTGGTCAGCTTGCAGACGCTGTTCATGGCTGTCTGGCTAGGGGTGCGGGACCGGGGCGAGATTGCCCGGGTCTGGGCCGCCCGCCGGGTGGCGGTCTGGGTGGGGCTGACCAGCATGGGCGGCTCGTTCTGCTGGTTCTGGGCCTTCACGCTGCAGAACGCCGCCTATGTGAAGGCGGTGGGGCAGGTGGAGCTGCTGCTGTCGCTTTTGGCTTCGGTGCTGTTCTTCAAGGAGAAGGTCACCGCGCGCGAACTGGCGGGCATGGCGCTGCTGGTGGCATCGATCCTGGTGCTTGTTCTGGCCCTGTGA
- a CDS encoding fatty acid desaturase: protein MSEGCRDYMPRGVEWSTLALILACHGGWLAALWLLPGVSLVLTVLVLGVMAALHSSLTHEALHGHPFRSRWLNEALMFFPLSMAIPYGRFRDTHLAHHEDEALTDPYDDPESNFQDPAVWARLPGWRKVLLRINNTLLGRVVLGPLMGQVCFMAGDWRLARRGAPGIARDWVLHVLGLVPVIWVVLQSPAPLWAAVLGAYLGLAILKIRTYLEHRAHDTAQGRTVVIEDNGPLAFLFLNNNLHVVHHMHPGVPWHALPRLYRTRRAEFLAANDGYVYRNYLQIFRNYLLRAKDPVPHPLWQQGE from the coding sequence ATGTCTGAAGGATGCCGGGACTACATGCCGCGCGGCGTTGAGTGGAGCACACTGGCGCTGATCCTGGCCTGCCACGGCGGCTGGCTGGCAGCGCTGTGGCTGCTGCCGGGTGTCAGCCTGGTGCTGACCGTGCTGGTGCTGGGTGTGATGGCGGCGCTGCATTCCTCGCTGACCCATGAGGCGCTGCACGGGCACCCGTTCCGCAGCCGCTGGCTGAACGAGGCTTTGATGTTCTTTCCGCTCAGCATGGCGATCCCTTACGGCCGCTTTCGCGACACCCATCTGGCGCATCACGAGGACGAGGCGCTGACTGACCCCTATGATGATCCGGAAAGCAATTTTCAGGATCCGGCGGTCTGGGCCCGGCTGCCCGGCTGGCGCAAGGTGCTGCTGCGGATCAACAACACGCTTTTGGGCCGGGTGGTGCTGGGGCCGCTGATGGGGCAGGTTTGCTTCATGGCGGGCGACTGGCGGCTGGCACGCAGGGGCGCACCGGGGATTGCCCGCGACTGGGTTCTGCATGTCCTGGGGCTGGTGCCGGTGATCTGGGTGGTGCTGCAATCGCCGGCGCCGCTGTGGGCGGCGGTGCTGGGGGCCTATCTGGGTCTCGCCATCCTCAAGATCCGCACCTATCTGGAGCACCGGGCGCATGACACCGCCCAAGGCCGCACTGTGGTGATCGAAGACAATGGGCCGCTGGCCTTTCTGTTCCTGAACAACAATCTGCATGTGGTGCATCACATGCACCCCGGCGTTCCCTGGCATGCGCTGCCGCGCCTTTACCGCACCCGCCGGGCGGAGTTCCTGGCCGCCAATGACGGCTATGTCTACCGCAACTACCTGCAGATTTTCCGCAACTACCTGCTGCGGGCCAAGGACCCGGTGCCGCATCCGCTCTGGCAGCAGGGGGAATAA
- a CDS encoding DUF2061 domain-containing protein, which produces METHRRSIVKAVIWNILGLVMMTLVGLIVTGSVKAGGMMALVNTAIGFTVYLIYERAWSKIQWGRSHV; this is translated from the coding sequence ATGGAAACGCACAGGCGTTCAATTGTGAAGGCGGTGATTTGGAACATCCTGGGGCTGGTGATGATGACACTGGTGGGGCTGATCGTGACCGGGTCGGTCAAGGCGGGCGGAATGATGGCGCTGGTCAATACGGCCATTGGCTTCACTGTCTATCTGATCTACGAGCGCGCCTGGTCGAAGATCCAATGGGGACGCAGCCATGTCTGA
- a CDS encoding helix-turn-helix domain-containing protein has protein sequence MIENIDKRVRAAQFRQRLNRALRDSGLSQSALARAVGVDRSTISQLLTDEGARLPNAHVVGACAGALGVSADWLLSLSDRPESAAELLASSLSLSEAPRALVDERIFEWHQEALGYKIRHVPAALPDMLKTRALLEWEYAPHLGRTADQAIGASEDRLTWMRQSPSDYEIAMPLYELDSFAHGVGYYEGLPLAIRLEQLQQFERLCEQLYPRLRIYLFDAKRLYSAPVTLFGPLLCVFYAGTHYLAFRDKERIATFTSHFDNLVREADITARQLPGRLRALRAAISG, from the coding sequence ATGATAGAAAATATCGACAAACGGGTGCGGGCCGCACAGTTCCGGCAAAGACTGAACCGGGCGCTCCGCGACAGCGGCCTCAGCCAAAGCGCCCTGGCCCGCGCCGTTGGCGTCGACCGCTCAACCATATCGCAGCTTTTGACGGACGAGGGCGCGCGGCTGCCGAACGCCCATGTGGTCGGCGCCTGCGCAGGCGCCCTTGGGGTCTCTGCCGACTGGCTCCTCAGCCTCTCGGACCGGCCCGAAAGTGCGGCGGAACTGCTGGCCTCCAGCCTCAGCCTCAGCGAGGCCCCCCGCGCGCTGGTGGATGAGCGGATCTTTGAATGGCACCAGGAGGCGCTCGGCTACAAGATCCGCCATGTGCCCGCCGCCCTGCCCGATATGCTGAAAACCCGCGCGTTGCTGGAATGGGAATACGCGCCGCATCTGGGCCGCACCGCCGATCAGGCCATCGGCGCCTCCGAGGACCGGCTCACCTGGATGCGCCAGTCGCCTTCGGACTATGAAATCGCCATGCCGCTCTATGAGCTCGACAGTTTTGCCCATGGCGTAGGATACTACGAAGGCCTGCCGCTGGCGATCCGGCTGGAACAGCTGCAGCAATTCGAGCGCCTCTGCGAGCAGCTCTACCCCCGCCTGCGCATCTACCTGTTTGATGCCAAGCGGCTTTATTCGGCACCGGTTACGCTCTTCGGCCCGCTTCTATGCGTGTTCTATGCCGGCACGCATTATCTGGCCTTTCGCGACAAAGAGCGGATCGCAACCTTCACCAGTCATTTCGACAATCTGGTCCGCGAGGCGGACATTACAGCGCGGCAATTGCCAGGGCGGCTCCGGGCGCTGCGGGCGGCAATCAGCGGCTAG
- a CDS encoding SDR family oxidoreductase, translating to MSPDRVSRVLVTAGGSGIGRAMAEGFAAAGHQVWVTDVSAVSLSDLPAGWRATAVDATDEAGVKALFEEITGEWGGLDVLCANAGVAGPTALIEDIALEDWRKCVSVNLEGCFLAAKYAAPLMKAARAGSIIVTSSTAGLYGYPNRAPYASAKWAVIGLMKTLAMELGPFGIRANVICPGAVEGPRMEGVLEREAAAKGMTRDQVYDGYASGTSMRSFVEARDIANMAVFLGSEAARLVSGQVIAVDGHTENPDPKL from the coding sequence ATGAGTCCGGACCGGGTGAGCCGGGTTCTGGTCACGGCCGGCGGCTCCGGCATCGGCCGGGCCATGGCCGAGGGCTTTGCCGCTGCCGGGCATCAGGTTTGGGTCACGGATGTCAGTGCGGTCAGCCTGTCGGATCTCCCGGCGGGCTGGAGGGCAACGGCGGTGGATGCCACCGACGAGGCCGGGGTCAAGGCGCTGTTTGAAGAGATCACCGGGGAGTGGGGCGGGCTGGATGTGCTGTGCGCCAATGCAGGTGTTGCCGGGCCGACCGCGCTGATCGAGGATATCGCGCTGGAGGATTGGCGCAAATGCGTCAGCGTCAACCTGGAGGGCTGCTTTCTGGCGGCGAAATATGCGGCGCCTTTGATGAAGGCAGCGAGGGCCGGGTCGATCATCGTGACGTCTTCGACCGCTGGGCTGTACGGCTATCCCAACCGGGCGCCGTATGCTTCGGCGAAATGGGCGGTGATCGGGCTGATGAAGACCTTGGCGATGGAGCTTGGCCCTTTTGGCATCCGTGCCAATGTAATCTGCCCCGGCGCAGTGGAAGGCCCGCGGATGGAGGGCGTGCTGGAGCGCGAGGCGGCGGCCAAGGGCATGACCCGCGATCAGGTCTATGATGGCTATGCCTCTGGCACCTCAATGCGGTCCTTTGTCGAGGCGCGGGACATTGCCAATATGGCGGTGTTTCTCGGCTCGGAAGCGGCGCGGCTGGTGTCGGGGCAGGTGATCGCGGTGGACGGCCATACCGAGAACCCGGATCCGAAACTGTGA
- a CDS encoding carnitine 3-dehydrogenase, which produces MKTAAIIGGGVIGGGWAARFLLNGWDVRVFDPDPEAERKISEVLGNARRSLPGLGNVALPAEGSLTFHETIAEAVDGAEWVQESVPERLDLKQKVYAQLQAFCAPDAVIGSSTSGFKPSQLQDGREAPGQIVVTHPFNPVYLLPLVELVTTAANPAGVIERAKEIISGLGMYPLHLKKEIDAHVADRFLEAVWREALWLVKDGIATTEEIDNAIRYGFGIRWAQMGLFDTYRVAGGEAGMKHFMAQFGPCLSWPWTKLMDVPEFNDELVDLIAGQSDAQSGHLPIRKMEQIRDDNLVGMMRALGNNDWGAGALQNAHDKGREGEAGLVSLVADLEDLSQPVLTQSRVVPLDWTDYNGHMTESRYLDAFAQSTDRLMMIIGCDAEYIANGGSYFTAETHIRHIDEVHAGDPIQVRTRVIMGAGKKMHLWHEMYSGERLLATGEHMLLHVDLATRRSAPPAAHIEANLAKLAEAHAVLPAPEGLGRAIGAPR; this is translated from the coding sequence ATGAAAACAGCAGCAATCATTGGCGGCGGCGTAATCGGCGGCGGCTGGGCCGCGCGGTTCCTTCTGAACGGCTGGGATGTGCGGGTCTTTGACCCGGACCCGGAAGCAGAGCGCAAGATCAGCGAAGTGCTGGGCAATGCGCGGCGCTCCTTGCCCGGTCTGGGCAATGTGGCACTGCCGGCAGAGGGCAGCCTGACGTTCCACGAGACCATTGCCGAAGCCGTGGACGGCGCGGAGTGGGTTCAGGAGAGCGTGCCGGAGCGGCTGGATCTGAAGCAGAAGGTCTATGCGCAGTTGCAGGCTTTTTGCGCGCCGGATGCTGTGATCGGCTCTTCGACTTCCGGCTTCAAGCCGTCGCAATTGCAGGACGGGCGCGAAGCGCCGGGGCAGATCGTGGTGACGCATCCCTTCAACCCGGTCTACCTGCTGCCGCTGGTGGAACTGGTTACAACGGCGGCCAATCCGGCAGGTGTGATTGAACGGGCCAAGGAGATCATCTCGGGGCTGGGCATGTACCCGCTGCATCTGAAAAAGGAAATCGACGCGCATGTGGCGGACCGGTTCCTGGAGGCGGTCTGGCGCGAGGCGCTGTGGCTGGTCAAGGACGGCATTGCCACCACCGAGGAGATCGACAATGCCATCCGCTACGGCTTTGGCATCCGCTGGGCGCAGATGGGGCTGTTTGACACTTACCGCGTTGCGGGCGGCGAAGCGGGCATGAAGCATTTCATGGCGCAGTTCGGCCCTTGCCTGTCGTGGCCCTGGACCAAGCTGATGGATGTGCCTGAGTTCAATGACGAGCTGGTGGATCTGATCGCAGGCCAGTCGGATGCGCAATCCGGCCATCTGCCGATCCGCAAGATGGAGCAGATCCGCGACGACAATCTGGTCGGCATGATGCGGGCCCTTGGCAACAACGACTGGGGTGCGGGGGCGCTGCAGAATGCCCATGACAAGGGGCGTGAGGGCGAAGCCGGGCTGGTAAGCTTGGTTGCGGATCTTGAGGACCTGAGCCAGCCGGTGCTGACCCAAAGCCGCGTGGTGCCGCTGGATTGGACCGACTACAACGGCCATATGACCGAGAGCCGGTATTTGGATGCCTTCGCCCAGTCCACCGACCGGCTGATGATGATCATCGGCTGCGATGCGGAGTATATCGCCAACGGCGGCAGCTATTTCACCGCCGAAACCCATATCCGCCACATCGACGAGGTGCATGCGGGAGATCCGATCCAGGTGCGGACGCGGGTGATCATGGGCGCGGGCAAGAAAATGCATCTGTGGCACGAGATGTATTCCGGTGAACGGCTGCTGGCGACCGGGGAGCATATGCTGCTGCATGTGGATCTTGCGACCCGCCGCTCGGCCCCGCCTGCGGCGCATATCGAGGCCAATCTGGCGAAACTGGCTGAGGCGCACGCCGTCTTGCCCGCGCCAGAGGGGCTGGGCCGCGCGATTGGAGCGCCGAGATGA
- a CDS encoding 3-keto-5-aminohexanoate cleavage protein: MPLEMNRDVFITCAVTGSGGTQDRSPHVPRSPAQIADSAIAAAKAGAAVVHCHVRDPETGAPSRDLALYREVTDRIRDAEVDMVLNLTAGMGGDMVFGDTENPLPVNPAGTDMVGATERMAHVAECLPEICTLDCGTMNFAEADYVMTNTPGMLRAMGQMMTDLGVKPEIEAFDTGHLWFAKELVKEGILDSPALVQLCMGVPWGAPNDLNTFMAMVNNVPGDWNWSAFSLGRDQMAYVAASVLAGGNVRVGLEDNLWLGKGQLAENWQLVERAGTIIENMGSKLMGPAEVREKLGLTKRAPAAL; the protein is encoded by the coding sequence ATGCCTCTGGAAATGAACCGGGACGTCTTTATCACCTGTGCCGTGACCGGCTCTGGCGGCACCCAGGACCGCAGCCCGCATGTGCCGCGTTCGCCTGCGCAGATCGCCGACAGCGCCATTGCCGCGGCCAAGGCCGGGGCCGCCGTGGTGCATTGCCATGTGCGCGATCCGGAGACCGGCGCGCCGAGCCGTGATCTGGCGCTGTACCGCGAAGTCACCGATCGGATCCGCGATGCTGAGGTCGATATGGTGCTGAACCTCACCGCCGGTATGGGCGGGGATATGGTGTTCGGCGATACTGAAAATCCGCTGCCGGTGAACCCGGCCGGCACCGATATGGTTGGCGCCACCGAGCGGATGGCGCATGTGGCGGAATGCCTGCCGGAGATCTGCACGCTGGATTGCGGCACCATGAACTTTGCCGAAGCCGATTACGTGATGACCAACACGCCCGGCATGCTGCGGGCAATGGGGCAGATGATGACCGATCTGGGGGTGAAGCCCGAGATCGAGGCCTTTGACACCGGCCATCTGTGGTTTGCCAAGGAACTGGTGAAGGAGGGTATTCTGGACAGCCCCGCCCTGGTGCAGCTGTGCATGGGGGTGCCGTGGGGGGCGCCGAATGATCTGAATACCTTCATGGCGATGGTCAATAATGTGCCCGGCGATTGGAACTGGTCGGCGTTCTCCTTGGGGCGGGATCAGATGGCCTATGTGGCGGCGTCAGTTCTGGCGGGCGGCAATGTGCGGGTCGGGCTGGAGGACAATCTGTGGCTCGGTAAGGGTCAGCTGGCGGAGAACTGGCAGCTGGTGGAGCGGGCTGGCACCATCATCGAGAATATGGGCAGCAAGCTGATGGGCCCGGCGGAGGTGCGCGAGAAGCTGGGGCTGACCAAGCGCGCGCCGGCGGCGCTGTAA
- a CDS encoding GlxA family transcriptional regulator: MKSAKNILQPEHQPLKTAVLVLDECNTLSFAAAVDPMRAANRLAGRAAFDWDYVSATNEPPMLTSGLTVPSFPLARLQGCELLIVVAGFQLARHATPSLLAGLRRIAATGATIAGIDGGPWLMAEAGLLDGHPATNHWEDLENFASRFPEVDVRNDRFTVSEARLTSGGATPAIEMMLHIIGARHGAGFAARVAGLFLYDGPAAEPRPQSRLGGHKHNALTAKANALMEAALDEPLPLSALAETLGTSPRSLQQQFRLRLNTTPQDHYLQLRLAEARRLVTDTDLPLMEVAIATGFTSQSSFARAFRTAHGTSARDLRQEQARPTAH; the protein is encoded by the coding sequence ATGAAATCCGCAAAAAACATCCTGCAGCCCGAGCATCAGCCGCTGAAAACCGCGGTGCTGGTCTTGGATGAATGCAACACCCTGTCCTTTGCGGCTGCCGTTGACCCGATGCGCGCCGCCAACCGGCTGGCCGGGCGCGCGGCCTTTGACTGGGATTATGTCAGCGCCACGAACGAGCCGCCGATGCTGACCAGCGGTCTCACCGTGCCCAGCTTTCCACTGGCCCGGCTGCAGGGCTGCGAGCTGCTGATCGTTGTGGCGGGCTTTCAGCTGGCGCGCCACGCCACCCCCAGCCTGCTGGCAGGCCTGCGCCGCATCGCCGCCACCGGCGCCACCATTGCAGGCATCGACGGCGGCCCCTGGCTGATGGCCGAGGCCGGGCTGCTGGACGGCCATCCTGCCACCAACCACTGGGAGGATCTGGAAAACTTCGCCAGCCGCTTCCCCGAGGTTGACGTCCGCAATGACCGTTTCACCGTCTCCGAAGCCCGCCTGACCTCCGGCGGCGCCACCCCCGCGATTGAGATGATGCTGCACATCATCGGCGCCCGCCACGGTGCCGGCTTTGCCGCCCGCGTCGCCGGGCTGTTCCTTTACGATGGCCCCGCCGCAGAACCGCGGCCGCAAAGCCGCCTGGGCGGCCACAAGCACAATGCGCTCACAGCCAAGGCCAACGCGCTGATGGAGGCCGCATTGGACGAACCGCTGCCGCTCAGCGCCCTTGCCGAGACCCTTGGCACCAGCCCGCGCAGCCTGCAGCAGCAGTTCCGCCTGCGGCTCAACACCACGCCGCAGGACCACTACCTGCAGCTGCGCCTCGCCGAAGCCCGCCGTCTGGTCACCGACACCGACCTGCCGCTGATGGAGGTGGCCATCGCCACCGGCTTCACCTCGCAATCCAGCTTTGCCCGCGCCTTCCGCACGGCCCACGGCACCTCTGCCCGCGATTTGCGCCAGGAACAGGCAAGGCCTACAGCGCACTGA
- a CDS encoding aldo/keto reductase: MKLNPLGRTGMMVSELCLGTMTFGTQTPEAEAHAQIGRALEGGVNFVDTAEMYPVNPVSAETLGNSERIIGNWNAQTGRRGEYILATKHSGAGMQHVRDGAPISSRTIAPAIEASLKRLKTDYIDLYQFHWPNRGSYMFRQNWSYDPSSQNREETLAHMEDCLEALQREVERGTIRAFGLSNESAWGTAQWLRIAEARGGPRVASIQNEYSLVCRLYDTDLAELSVNEDVGLMAFSPLGTGLLTGKYQDGAVPEGSRKAINPELGGRHSPRVYGAVAAYLEIAKRHGLDPVHMALAWCRTRPFMASAIFGATRLPQLEHALKSVELELSQDVLDEINAAHRAHPMPF; this comes from the coding sequence ATGAAACTGAACCCATTGGGACGCACCGGCATGATGGTGTCCGAACTGTGCCTGGGCACGATGACCTTCGGCACCCAGACGCCGGAGGCCGAGGCCCATGCGCAGATCGGCCGGGCGCTGGAGGGCGGCGTGAACTTTGTCGATACCGCCGAGATGTATCCGGTGAACCCGGTAAGTGCGGAGACCCTGGGCAACAGCGAGCGGATCATCGGCAATTGGAATGCGCAGACCGGGCGGCGGGGCGAGTACATCCTGGCCACCAAGCATTCCGGCGCGGGGATGCAGCATGTGCGGGACGGGGCGCCGATTTCGTCCAGGACTATTGCGCCCGCAATTGAAGCGTCGCTGAAGCGGCTCAAGACCGATTACATCGACCTCTATCAGTTCCACTGGCCGAACCGGGGCAGTTACATGTTCCGGCAGAACTGGAGCTATGATCCGTCCTCCCAGAACCGGGAAGAGACGCTGGCCCATATGGAGGATTGCCTGGAGGCGCTGCAGCGCGAGGTGGAGCGCGGCACCATCCGCGCCTTTGGCCTGTCGAACGAGAGCGCCTGGGGCACCGCGCAATGGCTGCGCATCGCAGAAGCGCGCGGCGGGCCGCGGGTGGCCTCAATCCAGAATGAATACTCACTGGTCTGCCGGTTGTATGACACCGATCTGGCAGAGCTGAGCGTCAATGAAGACGTGGGGCTGATGGCGTTTTCGCCGCTGGGCACCGGGCTGCTGACCGGCAAGTATCAGGACGGGGCGGTGCCCGAAGGCTCGCGCAAAGCCATCAATCCGGAACTGGGCGGGCGGCATTCGCCGCGGGTCTATGGCGCTGTGGCGGCCTATCTGGAGATCGCCAAGCGGCACGGGCTGGATCCTGTGCATATGGCGCTGGCCTGGTGCCGCACACGGCCGTTCATGGCTTCGGCGATCTTTGGCGCCACGCGTCTGCCGCAGCTGGAGCATGCGTTGAAATCGGTGGAACTGGAGCTGAGCCAGGACGTGCTGGACGAAATCAATGCCGCGCACCGGGCGCATCCGATGCCGTTTTGA
- a CDS encoding rhodanese-like domain-containing protein yields the protein MPQTITKGVKALLAEANSLVETMAVEEAKQKVLDEDYVFIDLRDIRELQRSGMIPGAFSCPRGMLEFWIDPDSPYHKPVFNQDKTYVFYCASAWRSALSAKAAIEMGLKPVVHLEGGFTEWAKQGGPVVPREG from the coding sequence ATGCCGCAGACCATAACCAAGGGCGTCAAGGCGCTGCTGGCCGAGGCAAACAGCCTGGTGGAAACCATGGCTGTCGAGGAGGCCAAGCAGAAGGTCCTGGACGAGGATTACGTCTTCATCGACCTGCGCGACATCCGCGAGCTGCAGCGCAGCGGCATGATCCCCGGCGCGTTTTCCTGCCCGCGCGGCATGCTGGAATTCTGGATCGACCCGGACAGCCCTTATCACAAACCGGTGTTCAACCAGGACAAAACCTATGTGTTCTACTGCGCCAGCGCCTGGCGCTCAGCCCTCAGCGCCAAAGCCGCGATTGAGATGGGTCTGAAACCGGTGGTGCATCTGGAGGGCGGCTTTACCGAATGGGCCAAACAGGGCGGCCCGGTTGTCCCCCGCGAGGGTTAA
- a CDS encoding alpha/beta fold hydrolase translates to MKPVIETIRRHGRPPFPVAVLHGGPGAAGEMAPVAQELATRGYGVLELLQTEASIAGQISELRQQLETACGGPAVLIGFSWGAWLACLLAARHPARVSKLVLIGSGPFSDEFSAGIQAARQSRLPPAEWQELSALFRGSGLDTPEGLERALELLEKAEAYAPAGLRPAPIAFDRSIFEGVWPEAARMRRSGGLLRAVAKIRCPVAALHGDHDPHPATGVELPLRGLLPDFTFRLLQRCGHKPWIEKHARAGFFQALEDTLALA, encoded by the coding sequence GTGAAACCTGTCATCGAGACCATCCGGCGGCATGGCCGCCCGCCTTTTCCGGTTGCTGTGCTGCATGGCGGCCCCGGTGCGGCCGGAGAAATGGCGCCGGTTGCCCAAGAGCTGGCAACCCGCGGCTATGGCGTGCTGGAACTGTTGCAAACGGAAGCATCCATTGCCGGACAGATTTCCGAATTGCGGCAGCAGCTGGAGACCGCCTGTGGCGGCCCGGCGGTTCTGATCGGATTTTCCTGGGGCGCCTGGCTGGCCTGCCTGCTGGCAGCCCGGCATCCGGCGCGGGTCTCGAAACTGGTGCTGATTGGCAGCGGGCCGTTTTCGGATGAATTTTCCGCAGGCATACAAGCAGCCCGGCAGTCCCGGCTGCCGCCAGCGGAATGGCAGGAGCTGAGCGCATTGTTCCGCGGATCCGGTCTCGATACCCCCGAGGGCCTGGAGCGCGCGCTGGAGCTGCTTGAAAAAGCCGAGGCCTATGCGCCTGCCGGGCTTCGCCCTGCACCCATCGCCTTTGACCGCAGCATTTTCGAAGGCGTCTGGCCGGAAGCGGCCCGGATGCGGCGCTCAGGCGGTCTCCTGCGCGCGGTTGCAAAAATCCGCTGCCCGGTCGCAGCCCTTCACGGTGATCATGACCCCCACCCGGCAACAGGCGTGGAACTGCCGCTGCGGGGCCTCCTCCCGGATTTCACCTTTCGCCTGCTGCAGCGCTGCGGCCACAAACCTTGGATCGAGAAACATGCCAGAGCCGGCTTCTTCCAGGCGCTTGAGGACACGCTTGCCCTGGCCTGA